Part of the Syntrophorhabdales bacterium genome is shown below.
GCCATCCGCCTGACGAGGATCAGTATCTGTTCTGGCTTCTGTTGTCATGGAATCATGCCGCATTCGAACATCTTGTTCATGATGGGACCCGCTACCTTATTTATAAAGTACTGGCGTACCGTGGGATCGTTGCGCAGCATCGTTATAGCTTCTTGCTCCTGCGCTGTCTTGGGCTTACCCTTCTGCTCCCACAGTTGCTCGCAGTTCGTCATTTGGTATTTCTCGATGACGTTATTGGCGATCATATCCACCATCGGGTATTGCTGCGCAGCGGCGACGCCTGCGAACACCACACCGAACAACATCACTACGATAATTACTGCACACGAACTTCTCTTCATCTCTTCTTCTCCTTTGATTGTTATTAGTTGAGTTGTTGCGTCAACGGTCCTTAGTTTTGGTCGTAGTCAATCGGCAACTGCTGTATCTGCTGGTCAATCAACTTCTGAAGCACAAAGGTATCTACCTGCGGAGCCTCCTTTCGTTACGGCCGAGATCGGCCCTACCACCATTGCCATTATCATCACTGTCTGGTTTGTTGTTCCCTTCACTCTTCTTTCCTCCTTTTTATTTGTCAAACTGCAACAACTTGTTGGTAATCAGTTAAATGATTTTACTGATAACCGATCATTGATAACCTTTATCGCCATTGATCACCCTCTACTGCTTCATGTAATTAAAGGTATTAATGGTGATCTGCATATTTTTACCCGGGACATTGATCATGGTCTGCGAGTTGTAGTTCAGACCGGTGGGCCATAGCTGGTACTGCGCGGAAATCGTCATCGGGCCATTGAACACAGTGGTTGTGACCTGGGTGTGCATCTGGCGCTTCGTCATCCCGTCGCAGGTGATGATAACCTGGTCACCGGGCTGCTGGAAACTCGATGCCGTCACCCGAATGCTACTCCCGTCCGGGCTCATCCAGGTCTGGGCTACCCGCCCGAGCTGCTGCAGGCTCTGCTGATTCAGCATCAGGTAACTATTGGATAGCTGCACAACCTGCTCGATTTCGCCTTTCATCTCTTTGATCTTATCTTCCTCGATATGGCGCATCAACGGACCACCGTGCGGTTGCTCCGGTGGTTCTGAGCTGAGGGTCGTAATCAACGGCTGGCGGTCAGGCCCAAAGGCAACCTGGGTCAGTGTTACGTTCTTGAGGTCCCCGTTGATCTGCACTGCTGTACGTTGTTGAAAGGTATACCCGGTGAGAGCCCTCATATTCTCCGCCATGTGCGCACCGACCATGGCCAGTGTCGCAAGGTTCTGTGTAGACTGTGTCTGCGCTTGAGCCCACGCGGCCGGCAACAACGCCCCAACGATCAATGCCACCATCACGATTGTAACCATTCCTGTTTTCATATATCCCTCCTTTTTTCAGTGACCTGCGACCGGTAATCATTAATCGGTCATCGGTGCGTCGCTGATCACTGGCTCTCGACGTTCGATTACCGTTCTTTCGACAGGCTACCGCCGTCGGATGATGATGATTTCATATTCGTTGATGTATCCAATGTTGGGGTTATTTCCCGGCCTTTCTTTACTTCACAACTTACTGATGACTATGGTCGTTAACCGCTTACTCGTGGCTTCGGATGTCATCTCCTCCACCCGCTTGAAAGGTCGTGTCTGTCTAGCTCACTAATATAATCATTCATTCCTCAGGTCAACGCCCCTGTATTGCAAACCAGATGGCATCCAAAAGGGCCTGGTCATCCACCGGTTTTCGGAAGAATGCTACGGCTCCCAATTCCCGCGAGAGTTGTCGGGTCGACGCATCGTCATAGGCGGAAACAACAATCACCGGTGTGCCTACTTTTCGAGCTACCAGTTCACGTTGAAGGTCCAGTCCTGTCATGCCTGGCATCCGCATATCCAGAATGATGCAGCTACCATCACGGAGACGTGGACTCTTAAGAAATTCCTCGGCTGAGCAAAAGGTCTGAACATCGAAATCAACTGACTGAAACAGGAACTGAAATGC
Proteins encoded:
- a CDS encoding response regulator; translation: MIKKKSLVYVVDDDDSVRRAFQFLFQSVDFDVQTFCSAEEFLKSPRLRDGSCIILDMRMPGMTGLDLQRELVARKVGTPVIVVSAYDDASTRQLSRELGAVAFFRKPVDDQALLDAIWFAIQGR